The sequence ACCGGCACGGACGAGCATGGCGACAAGATCGTGCAGGCCGCCGAGGCGGCCGGTCAGGATCCCAAGACCTATTCCGACACCATCAGCCAGCTTTTCAAGGACCTCTGGCCCGTGCTGGAGGTGAGCAACGACCAGTTCATCCGGACCACTGACCTGCGGCACAAGGCCTGCGTGCGCCACGTATTGCAGACCGTGTTCGACAAGGGCGACATCTATTTCGACGAGTACGGCGGGCATTACTGTTTCGGATGCGAGCGTTTCTATACGGACAAGGAACTGGTGGACGGCAAGTGCCCCGATCATCAGACCGTGCCCACCTTCATCAAGGAGAAGAACTACTTCTTCCGCATGAGCAAATATCTGGAGCCGCTGCGCGAGTACATCGAGGCCAACCCGGATTTCATTCAGCCCGAGCGCTACCGCAACGAAGTCCTGTCCATGCTCAAGGAAGACCTGGGCGATCTGTGCATCTCCCGGCCCAAGACGCGTCTGACCTGGGGTATCGAGCTGCCCTTCGACTCCGATTTCGTGACCTACGTGTGGTTCGACGCCCTCATCAATTACATCTCTGCGCTGGGCTACCCGGATGGCGAGGATTTCCGCAAATATTGGTCCGGGGCGCATCATCTGGTGGCCAAGGACATCTTGAAGCCTCACGCCATCTTCTGGCCGACCATGCTCATGTCGGCGGAGATCCCCCTCTACAAGGGTCTGCGCGTGCATGGGTACTGGACCGTGAACGAGACCAAGATGTCAAAGAGCATCGGCAACGTGGTCGCCCCCCTGGACATGGCCCAGAAATACGGCCTCAGCGCTTTTCGCTATTTCCTGCTCTCCGAGATGAGTTTCGGGCAGGACTCCTCGTTCAGCGAGGACGCGCTGGTGGGACGCTTCAACGCCGATCTGGCCAACGATCTGGGCAACCTCTTTTCGCGCAGCCTGTCCATGACCCATAAGTATTTTGGCGGGGTGGTCCCTGAATGCGGGGAGCTTCTCGATCTTGACCGGGAAGTGCTTGAACTCGGGCATAACGCCATGTCCAATTACCAGAGCCAGTTCGAACATTTTCAGTTTTCGAGGGCGCTCAAATCCCTGTGGGAACTGGTCCGCCATCTGAACAAATACATCGATTCCTCGGCCCCCTGGACCTTGTACAAGAATAAGGACATGAATCGGCTGGGAACGGTCCTTTACGTCATCCTCGAAGGCATGCGCAAGGTGGCCGTGCATCTGTGGCCCGTCATGCCGAGTACGAGCGAGACCATGCTGACCCAGTTGGGGGTGAAATTCAGCATAGAAGGCACGGACCTGGAGTCCGAGACCTCCTCCTGGTTCGGGCTGGCTCCCGGCACGCCTGTTGCGGAGCGCTCCAACCTCTTCCCCCGCCAGGATCTGGAACAGCGGGAGGAGAAGGCCGCAGAGCCCAAGAAGGCCAAGCCAGCCAAGGAGTCAAAGCCCGAGGCCAAGATCGAGATGGCCTGCCCGGATTGCATCGAGTTCGAGGATTTCGCCAAGGTCGACTTGCGCGTCGGCACTGTGCTTGAAGCCACTCCGCATCCCGAAGCGGACCGCTTGCTGGTGCTGAAGATCGACACCGCCGACGAAACGCCCCGGCAGGTCGTGGCCGGAATCGCCGAGTTTTTCAAGCCCGAGGAGCTGGTGGGCCGCCAGGTGGTCGTGGTCGCCAACCTGAAGCCGCGCAAGCTGCGTGGTCTGGTTTCCCAGGGCATGGTGCTGGCGGTGAAGAAGGAAGGGGGACTGGCGTTGCTTGGACCGAGTTCGGAAGTGAGCAACGGGGGCAAGGTGTCCTGATTCAGGGGCCCGGCTTTCACTGATATCGACGAGCCCGCGCCTCCATTTGGCGAGGGCTCTTTTTTTTGCTCGCGGCTTAGAACAGCCCGCTGATCACGCCCTTTTCGTCGATGTCGATCTTTTCCGCCGAGGGAACTTCCGGCAGGCCGGGCATGCGCATCATGTTGCCGGTGATGGGCACCAGGAATCCCGCTCCAGAGGCGATTTCGACCTCGCGCACGGTGGCTACGAAGTCGCGCGGGCGGCCGCGCAACCCCGGCTGATCCGAGAGGGAGCTTTGCGTCTTGGCGATGCACACGGGTAATCCCTCAAGGCCCAGCTGCTTGATCTTTTCCAGATCTTTCAGCGCTCCGGGAGCATATTCCACCGAGGCGGCTCCATAGACGCGGGTGGCGATGATCTCGATTTTTTCGCGCACGCTCTGGTTCCAGTCGTACAGAGGTTTGTAATGCGCGGTGCACTGGTCGGCCGTGGCCGCGACCAGTTCGGCCAGCTCCTCGGCCCCTTCTCCTCCTTTTTCCCACGCTTCCATGACCGCCGCCTGCACTCCCATGAACTGACAGTGGTCGAGGATGACCTGATGCTCTTCGTCCGTGTCCGTGGCGAAACGGTTGATGGCCACGATGGGGGTTAGATGGAAGAGTCGCACGTTCTCGATCTGTTTGGTGAGATTCTCCAGCCCTCGGCTGAGGGCCTTGGTATTGGGCACTGCCAGATGCGCAAGTTCGACGCCGCCATGGTATTTGAGCGCCCGCACCGTGGCCACCAGGACCACCGCGCAGGGATCGAATCCGGCGGATTGGCATTTGATGTCCAGAAATTTCTCCCCGCCGAGGTCAAAGCCGAAACCCGCTTCTGTGACCACATAATCGGCCAGGCAAAGCCCCGTGCGGGTGGCGATGACCGTGTTGGTGCCTTGGGCGATGTTGGCGAAGGGGCCGCCGTGCATGATCGCCGGGTTGCCTTCCAGGGACTGGATCAGGTTGGGTTTGACGGCTTCCTTGAGCAGCGCGGCCATGGCCCCCTGGGCGTTCAGGTCCCGGGCGTGGATGGGTTCGCGGCTAAAGGTGAATCCAAGAAAGATATCCCCCAGACGGCGCTTCAAGTCCGGCAGGTCGTCAGCCAGACAGAGAATGGCCATGATCTCGGACGCCGCCGTGATGTCGAAGCCCGTCTCCCGGGGCACGCCGTGCGCCAGACCGCCAAGGCCGCAGACCAGGCGCCTGAGCGAACGGTCGTTCATGTCCATGACGCGCTTCCAGGCCACGGTCCTGCCGTCGAGGTTGAGTGAGCGGCTCTTGCTCTGCAGGTTGTTGTCGATGAGGGCGGCCAGCAGATTGTTTGCTTTTTCGATGGCCGCGAAGTCGCCGGTGAAGTGGAGGTTGATGTCCTCCATGGGCAGGAGTTGCGAATAGCCGCCGCCGGTGGCGCCGCCCTTGATGCCGAAGACCGGGCCGAGCGACGGCTCGCGCAGCACGACCATGGACTTTTTGCCGATGCGGTTCAGTCCGTCATTGAGGCCAATGGACACGGTGGTCTTGCCTTCGCCTGCCGGGGTCGGAGTGATGGCCGAAACCAGGATGAGCTTGCCGTATTTGCACTGATCTTTTTCGGCCAGGGAAAGCGGGAGCTTGGCCTTGTACTTGCCATAGGGTTCAAGCTGGTCGTCCCCGAGGCCGAGCATTGCCGCGATGTCGCGGATGTGATGCATCGTGGCTTTCTGGGCGATGGCGATGTCGGACTGCACGGCCTTGGGCATGGGACTCTCCTGGCTTATTTGTGATCGGGGCAGAAGGGACAGAGGCACTGTTCGAGTTCGAGTTCGTAACCGAAGCGCTCGCGCACGGTTTTGCGGCAAATCTCCACCAGTTCGAGCACGTCCCGGCAGGTGGCGTTGTCGACGTTGACAATGAATCCGGCGTGTTTTTCCGACACCTGCGCGCCGCCCACGCGCAGGCCCTTGAGACCGGCCTGGTCGATGAGTTGGGATGCGTAGGCGCCTTCAGGGCGCTTGAAGACGCTGCCGGCGGACGGGAATTCAAGCGGTTGCTTTTCCTTGCGCCTGGCCAGTATTTCCTTGCGCTTGGCGAGGAGGGGCTTAGGATCGGATTGCGGCAGGCTCCATGTCCCGGCCAGCACGACCGCTTCGCGCAGGGCCGAGGCCTGACGGTAGCCGAACCCGCATTCCTGTTTGGGAATGTCGATCACGCGCCCATCCCGGGTCAGGACGGTGACGCTGACAAGGTGGTCCGAGATTTCATGGCCGTAGGCCCCTGCGTTCATGAACAGCGCCCCGCCGAGGGTTCCGGGAATGCCCGAGAGGCATTCGATTCCCCCCAGCCCTTCGCGCAGGCATTCCAGGACCCAGGCGTCCATGATCTTTCCGGCCTGTGCGTGCACGGTGCCGCCATTGCGGACGCAGGCCGTCATCTCGCTGGTGGAGATGATGGGCATAAGGATCTCGCTGTCCGGGAAAAGAGTGTTGGCGCCGCCGCCGTGAATCCAGAAGGGAACGTTGTCGGCGCGATGCCGGCAAACGATTTCAACCAGCTCGTGCGGGGTCCCGGGGAAAAAAATGTCTTTTGCCACGCCTCCGATGCGGAAGGTGCTGTAGTTTTTGAGAGGGATGTTTTGCAGGTGTTTCATGTTTTATGCCTAGGTACTCCCGCTGCCTGACGGGCGCAATATTGCGGTGCGGCCTTTGACCATGTAGAGGACATGAAACCGTGCCGCTCGAATCGGAATATGCGGTGTTTTTTGTGAGCAGGAATTGATGGAGTTGTTTGACGCATGAGTGAGTTACAGTCGATTTAAAATAAAATTTCAATCATTCGAGATTATTATGAAGCTTTCCGCGAAATCCAGATATGCGTCCCGGATCCTGCTTGACCTGGCCCTGCACAACGAGGGAGTGCCCCATCGCGTGAACGACATTTCCGAGCGCACGGGAATCACCGTGCCGTTCATCGAACAAATCATCAAGCCCCTGAAGCATGCCGGGATGGTCACGAGCAAGCGCGGCGCAGCAGGAGGACATCAGCTGGGCCGTTCACCGGAGAACATCACCCTGGGCGACATCGTGCGCATCATGGAAGGCTCGGTGGAGCTTTCGGCCTGTTTGAGCGCGCCGGAGCTGTGCGAAAGGACGGCTGTCTGCCCAACCCGTGCGGCCTGGCAGCGGGCCACGGACGCCATGCTGCGCGAACTGGACACCATCACTCTGGCCGGGCTGGCCGGTGGCGCGCCCAATTGCTGCCAATTGGCCGACGACTATTTCGAGCGCGACAGCTCGTTGCCTGTTTGACAAAGATTTTCTCCCCTGTCAGGAATCGCGGTTCCGCATGTTTGGGACGGAATTTTTCATATCTGGAGTCACCATGACCATCCCTTCTGGTTTCCAATTTTCCACCGCGCAGTGCGGTTTCAAACGGCCGGGGCGTTCGGATCTTGGGCTGGTGGTCAGCACGGTCCCGGCTGTAGCCGCCGGAGTCTTCACCACCAATCGCTTTCAGGCCGCGCCGGTTCTTGTGGCCAGGGACATCCTTGAAAAAGGTTCCTCGGGCATCCGCGCCATTGTCGTCAATTCCGGCCAGGCCAACGCCTGCACCGGTCAGGAAGGCATTGCCAACTGCCGGGCCACCCTTGAGCTGCTGTCCGCCCTCGGCCTCGAAGCGTCCGCGATTCTGCCCGCTTCCACAGGCGTTATCGGCGATCAGCTCAAGATGGAGCTGTGGGAAAAGGCGGTCCCCGCCCTGCGCGAGAATCTTGGGCGGATGGGGCTGGTGGATATGGCCCGCGCGATCATGACCACGGACACGTTCCCCAAGCTCGCCGCGCGGGAGGTCACGCTATCCTCCGGCACGGTCCGTTTGGCCGGGTTTTGCAAGGGCGCGGGCATGATCTGCCCGAACATGGCCACGATGCTCGGTTTTATCCTCTGCGATGCCGGCGTGGAGCACGAGTGGTGGCAGCAGGCCCTGGTCCGCTGCGTGGACAAGAGCTTCAACGCCATCACCGTTGACGGCGACACCAGCACCAATGATTGCGTTCTGGCGTTGGCCAACGGCACCGCAGTCAGGGCGCTGGGCGCGGATCTGGACCTTCTGGAGGAGGCGCTGCTCGAAATTTGCCAGGATCTGGCCTACATGATCGTGCAGGACGCCGAGGGCGGGACCAAGGTCATGCGCATCAATGTTCGCGGTGCGGCCAGCATGAGCGATGCGCAGCTTGCCGCGCGGGCAGTGGGCAATTCTCCGCTGGTCAAGACCGCCCTGTACGGCCGCGACCCCAACTGGGGCCGGATCGTGGCCGCCCTGGGACGGAGCGGAGCAGCTTTTGAACCCGACGATGTGGTCGTGCGCATCGCGGGCATGACCATTTTCCGTCAGGGCACCCCGGTCAAGGCGGATTGGGACAGCCTTTTGGCCTCGGCCCTGCGCCGGGACGTCGTGGATATCGACCTGGAGCTTTGCGCCGGAGAAGCCGAGCTTACGCTCATGGCCTCCGATTTTACCGAGGAGTACATCAAGATCAATGCTGAATATCGAACCTGAAGCCAAGCCCGTGGTGGAGCAAACCTGGAAACGTCTGGCCGATTTTGTTTTTGAACTTGGAATGTTGCGTAAGACCCCACGCACCGGATACCAATTTTTGGGTTCGGGAGCAGAAAACGTGGCCGAGCACTCTTTCCGCACGGCCATGATCGGCTATATGCTGGCGCGGAAAAGCGGCGCGGATGTGGCCAGGACGGTTTTCCTGTGCCTTTTCCATGACGTGCACGAGGCCCGCATCGGCGATTTCAACTACGTCAACCGCATCTACAATACGAGCAACCCGGTCCTGGCCATCACGCACGCCCTGGAGGGCACGGGCCTGCGGCAGGATGCGCTTGAACTCTGGCACGAGCTGGAGGCCGGCGTGACTCTTGAATCCAGGCTCGCCCAGGATGCGGATCAACTCGATTTCATCGCCAACCTGAAGGAAGAGCTGGATCTGGGCAACCCCTATGCCTCCAAATGGCTTGACCATGCGGTTTTGCGACTCAAAACGGACCCGGCCCTGGAACTTGCCCGCGCCATACAGACCACGGATCAGTCGGATTGGTGGTTTGTGCGGCCGGACGAGTCCTGGTGGCGCAAGGGGAACGGCAAGCCCCGCCCCTAGCGGATCATGTCAGCGCAAGAAGCAAGCAGATCCCGTCTTGGGAGAGCAGTGTTCAGTTTTTTTCTGGCGCTGTGCCTGCATGTGATTCCAGTCTGGTTTATCATCTTCGGGCCTCTCTACGGACTTCCAAGCGTCCTTGAGCTCAACCTCGAAACCATCAATATGTACCGCGAACGAATTTTTCGGGAGCAGCACGCCCAGAGCGTTGCCCGGCTGGACTCGGCGCCTTTGCATATCTCCGTGGATGTGCAGGCGCGTCCCGACACGCGCCAGCGCGTCTCAAAGCCGCGCCGCGAAGCGGATTTGACGCGCGCGCGGGCCGTACAGGGCGCCATCCGGTCTTTGTGGGAAGGCATGTCTCCCGACAGCACCGGCTATGCGCTGGTCAGCCTGAGCATTCTGGAAGACGGCAGAATCGGCGAGTTTGTGGTCAACCGCGTTTCCGGCGACCACGATTTCCAGGCTTTTCTGCTCTCTTTTCTGTCCACGCTCAAGTCCACGTACGGCAATGCTGCCGGGCCCGGAGAGGCCCTGTGGATCGAGTGCGAATTCGTCATCCAACCATTGGCGCGCAAGGGGGCCTCATGATTGTCGCGGTCATGTCCGATACGCATATGGATCAACCGGATACCCTTCTGGCGGCTATTTTTGAGCGTTATTGCCGTGACGCCGACGTGCTTCTGCACTGCGGAGACTGCGTGAGCGAGGAAACCTGGTCCTTTCTCAATTCCCATCCACGGTTTTACTCCGTGCAAGGCAACTGCGACCCGCTTTCCCTGAGCGGCAGTCTGCCCGTCCTGCGTGAACTGGAGCTGGAAGGGTTTCGTTTGGGCATGGGTCACGGATGGGGTCCGCGTTCCCGGGTAGGTGACGAGATTGCCAGCCGATTCCAGGGAGCGGACATTGTCTGCTACGGCCACACGCATGTTCGTGACTGGCGGCTGTCATCCGGAGGGGTTCGGCTTTTTAACCCTGGCTCCCTGTTTTGGCCGAGGTCAGGAGAAGGCGGCATGGCCCGGCTTCACTTGCATCGCGGGCAGGACCCGGAAGTGGAGTGGATAACCATCTAAGCCCCATCCCTTTGACTCCCCATGAAAAAAGCCCGCCTCAATCGAGACGGGCTTTGCCATTTGTATGGAGCGTCGAAAGCGTTAGTTTTCGAGCAGTGCAGGGTTGGTGATGCGTACATCGGCTTTGGCGCGTAGATCCGCGACAAAGGCCTGCATGGTCTGCTCTTCGGCCCTTTCGTTAAGGGAAGTCAGCCATAACTCTTTTTCCGCGGCCCAGTCTTCGTCGGCCGGCGGGGTAACCTGTATGGCCTTGGCCAGAACGTAGCCTTCGGGAAAGGCGTAGGCTTCGGGCAGCCATGCACCGGACTTGGTCTCAAAGGCCTTGGTGGCCAGCAACTGGTTCATGCCCAGGCCGTTTATGGTGCCTTGCCGTCCGAAGGGTTCGGTCTCTTTTACGGTGGCGCCTGTCAGGGTTTCTCCCTTGAGCAACAGCTCCAGATCCTTGTCTGCGGCGGCCTTGGCCACCTTCAAGGCTTCGTCGCGGGTGATGGCCGCGACGATTTCCGCCTTGACCGCTTCCAGCGGCTTCACGCTTTCGGCAACCTGTTCACGCTTGGTGGCGAGCAGGTATCCGTCGGCAATGGGCAGCGGAGATTGCGTCGTGATGTCCTGGGGCAGGTCGAAGAGAACCTGGGCATTTTCCGGAGAAAGTCCGGGCAGATCCCTCGGGCCTTGATTCTTGGTGAAGTAGTCCGATTCCCGGATCTCAAGCTTCAGGCCAATGGCTTTGACCACGGCATCGAGAGGCTCGCCGACGAGTACCATTTCCAGTGCCTGATCAAGACGATCCTGCAGGATCTCCGCCGCGCGATCCTCGGCGATGATATTCGCGATGTCGCTCGCGACAGACTCGTAATTCTCATAGCCTGCGCTCTTGGTGTCTTCCACGGTGATCAGGTGGAAGCCGAACTGGGTGCGGACCGGTTCGCTGACAGCGCCCTTTTCCAGGGCAAAGGCCGCGTCTTCGAAGGGTTTCACCATCCGGCCCCGGCCAAACCAGCCCAGCTCTCCGCCGGTCTGTGTGCCGGAGGGGTCCTCGGTGTATTGCGCGGCCACTTCCGCAAAGGATTTGCCGGCAGCCAGGTCTTTCTGGGCGGCTTTTATGGTCTGCATGGCCTTTTCCACGCTTTCTTCATCGGCGTTTTCGTCAACGCGCACAAGAAGGTGGCTGGCCTTGACCTGTTCTTCGATCTTGAACTGTTCCTTTTGCTCGGCGTAGTACTTTTCGGTTTCCTCGGGGGAAACGGCGGCAGGGTCGGCCAGAGTCGCGGGAGTGAGCAGCAGATAGTCGATCTTGGCCCTGGCAGGCACGGCATAGTTGGCCTTGCGCGCCTCGTAATACTCATTGATCCGCGCGTCCGTGGCGTTGACCTGATTCTGATAGTTTTCCCACGGGTACATCAGATACGAAATGGTCGCAGTGCTGCGGCCGTATGTGTAGAAGTCGCGGGCCTGATCCTCTCCGAGGCGGCCGGGAAGACCGACGTAGGTCCGCAGCTTGTCCATGACCATGCCGCGCATGTACTCGGATTCGAATTTGCCGGGCGTGAGGTTGTTGGCACGCAGCACGTTCTGGTACGAGGCCGGGTCAAAGACGTTGCTTTCGTTCTGGAAGGCGGGGATGAGATGAATCTCCTTGGCCAGCTCTTCCTTGGAAACGGTCAGGCCGAGTTTGGCGGCCTGCTGCATCATCAACTCTTCGATGACCATCTGTTCGAGGATCTGTCTCTTGAATCCCATCTGGGCCAGAATCTCAGCGGTCAGGTTGGGGTTCTGGCTACGTGCGAGTTCGAGGCTGCGCTGCAGGCGTTCCTGGAACGGGCGAAAGAGAATGGGGGAGTCGTTGACTGTGGCGACGACGGTGGTCTGATCGTTTTGCACGCGATTCATGCCAAAGGCCAAAACAAAAACGGCAATGATGATGCCGAAGAGGATTTTTATTCCCCAACTTTGGGCGCCCTGGCGCAGGATATCAAGCATGGAATCTCCGACAAAGAGTCTGAAGTTAAAAATAATGGGAGCTGCCCCGAGGGGCTTTTATTTTTGCCTGTCGTTGACGTAATTGAGCAAGCCGCCAGCCTTGATAATGGCTATTTCATTACCCGTCAAATCATGGGTCAGCGTGAGCTGTCTGCCCTCGGATGTGGTGGCGCAAAGCGCCGCTCCGGGTTCAAGAGCGCCAAGTTCGAGGCGCAGGACATCGCCCTGGGCCAGCGTGTCATAGTCCGCCTCGTTGGCAAGCATCAGCGGAAGGATGCCGAAATTGATCAGGTTCGCCTTGTGAATGCGGGCAAAGGACTTGGTCAGAACCACGCGCACGCCCAGATGACGTGGGGCCAGGGCAGCATGTTCACGGCTGGAGCCTTGTCCGTAATTCTCGCCGCCAAGGATGAGCCCCTGTCCCGCTTTTTCGGCCCGGGTCACGAAATCTTTGTCCACGCGCTCGAACACATGCCTGCTGATGGCCGGGATGTTGGAGCGCAGGGCGGTGATGGCCGCGCCGGCGGGCATGATGTGGTCGGTGGTGATGTTGTCTCCGACCTTGATCAGCACCGGCAGTTCCAGGACTTCCGGCAGCCTGTCAAAGGGCGACAGGGCAACGATGTTGGGTCCGCGCAGGATTTCGACGTCGCTTCCATCCTCGGGCGGGAAGGCGAAGAGATGGCGGATGGACGGCGCCGTGGCCGGTAGCGACGGCTTGGAAACGCTTTTGGTCCAGGTCGACGGGTTGGTGAACTTGCCGTTCAGGGCGCTGAATGCCGCGGTGATGGGGCTGACAAGATAGATCTGTCCGTCCTGGGTGCCGCTGCGGCCCTCGAAGTTGCGGTTGAAGGTCCGGGCGCTGACGCCGCCGCTGGACGGAGAGCCGCCCATGCCGATGCACGGACCGCAGGAGCACTCCATGAGCCGTCCGCCCGCGTCGAGGATGAGGTCGAGCAGCCCTTCGCTCATGAGCATTTTGAGCACCTGCTTGGATCCCGGTGACAGGAGCAGGTCCGTGTTCGGGGCGATATGCTCGCCGCTCAGAATCTGGGCCACGCTCTGCAGGTCGGAGTACGAGGAGTTGGTGCAGGAGCCAATGGCCACCTGGTCGACGTTCATTCCGTCGAGTTCCGCCACGGGGACGACCCTGTCGGGCATGTGCGGCCGGGCCGCCAGGGGAACAAGCGCGCTCAGGTCGATGACGATTTCCCGGTCATATGCCGCGCCTTCGTCGGCGGCCAAGGGGGTGAAATCGCTTTCCCGGCCCATGAGCGCAAGAAAGGCCCGGGTCTGGTCGTCGCTGGGGAAGATGGACGCCGTGGCGCCCAGCTCCGCGCCCATGTTGGTGATGGTGGCGCGCTCCGGCACGCTCAAGGTGGCCACGCCGGGGCCGCAGTATTCCATGACCGCTCCCACGCCGCCCTTGACGGTCAGGATGCCCAAAAGGTGCAGGATGACGTCCTTGGCCGAGGCATAACCGGTCAGCTGCCCTTCGAGGCGGATCTTGAAGACCCTGGGCATGGTGATGGTGTAGGGCTCTCCGGCCATGGCCAGCGCCACGGAGAGGCCGCCCGCGCCCATGGACAGGCTGCCGATGCCGCCGGCAGTGGGCGTGTGCGAATCCGAGCCGATCAGGGTCTTGCCCGGAACCGCGAAATTTTCCAGATGCAGCTGGTGGCAGATGCCCGTGCCGGGAGGGGAGAAAACAATGCCGTATTTGGCGGCCACGCTGCGCAGATAGCGGTGGTCGTCAGGATTGCGGAAGCCCATCTGCAGGGTGTTGTGATCGACATAGCTGACGGACAGCTCTGTCTTGACCCGTGGCAGGCCGATGGCTTCCCACTGCAGGTAGGCCATAGTGCCGGTGGCGTCCTGGGTCAGGGTCTGGTCTATCTTGATGGCCACTTCGTTTCCGGGCTGCATATCGCCTTCAACGAGGTGCGCCGCGATGATCTTCTGGGTGAGGTTCTGGTTCATGCGCGCTCCTTCAATTTTGCC is a genomic window of Desulfomicrobium baculatum DSM 4028 containing:
- the metG gene encoding methionine--tRNA ligase; translation: MKPFFISTPIYYVNARPHLGHGYTTIVADSVSRFHRLKGDATFFLTGTDEHGDKIVQAAEAAGQDPKTYSDTISQLFKDLWPVLEVSNDQFIRTTDLRHKACVRHVLQTVFDKGDIYFDEYGGHYCFGCERFYTDKELVDGKCPDHQTVPTFIKEKNYFFRMSKYLEPLREYIEANPDFIQPERYRNEVLSMLKEDLGDLCISRPKTRLTWGIELPFDSDFVTYVWFDALINYISALGYPDGEDFRKYWSGAHHLVAKDILKPHAIFWPTMLMSAEIPLYKGLRVHGYWTVNETKMSKSIGNVVAPLDMAQKYGLSAFRYFLLSEMSFGQDSSFSEDALVGRFNADLANDLGNLFSRSLSMTHKYFGGVVPECGELLDLDREVLELGHNAMSNYQSQFEHFQFSRALKSLWELVRHLNKYIDSSAPWTLYKNKDMNRLGTVLYVILEGMRKVAVHLWPVMPSTSETMLTQLGVKFSIEGTDLESETSSWFGLAPGTPVAERSNLFPRQDLEQREEKAAEPKKAKPAKESKPEAKIEMACPDCIEFEDFAKVDLRVGTVLEATPHPEADRLLVLKIDTADETPRQVVAGIAEFFKPEELVGRQVVVVANLKPRKLRGLVSQGMVLAVKKEGGLALLGPSSEVSNGGKVS
- a CDS encoding formate--tetrahydrofolate ligase — its product is MPKAVQSDIAIAQKATMHHIRDIAAMLGLGDDQLEPYGKYKAKLPLSLAEKDQCKYGKLILVSAITPTPAGEGKTTVSIGLNDGLNRIGKKSMVVLREPSLGPVFGIKGGATGGGYSQLLPMEDINLHFTGDFAAIEKANNLLAALIDNNLQSKSRSLNLDGRTVAWKRVMDMNDRSLRRLVCGLGGLAHGVPRETGFDITAASEIMAILCLADDLPDLKRRLGDIFLGFTFSREPIHARDLNAQGAMAALLKEAVKPNLIQSLEGNPAIMHGGPFANIAQGTNTVIATRTGLCLADYVVTEAGFGFDLGGEKFLDIKCQSAGFDPCAVVLVATVRALKYHGGVELAHLAVPNTKALSRGLENLTKQIENVRLFHLTPIVAINRFATDTDEEHQVILDHCQFMGVQAAVMEAWEKGGEGAEELAELVAATADQCTAHYKPLYDWNQSVREKIEIIATRVYGAASVEYAPGALKDLEKIKQLGLEGLPVCIAKTQSSLSDQPGLRGRPRDFVATVREVEIASGAGFLVPITGNMMRMPGLPEVPSAEKIDIDEKGVISGLF
- the murB gene encoding UDP-N-acetylmuramate dehydrogenase, with protein sequence MKHLQNIPLKNYSTFRIGGVAKDIFFPGTPHELVEIVCRHRADNVPFWIHGGGANTLFPDSEILMPIISTSEMTACVRNGGTVHAQAGKIMDAWVLECLREGLGGIECLSGIPGTLGGALFMNAGAYGHEISDHLVSVTVLTRDGRVIDIPKQECGFGYRQASALREAVVLAGTWSLPQSDPKPLLAKRKEILARRKEKQPLEFPSAGSVFKRPEGAYASQLIDQAGLKGLRVGGAQVSEKHAGFIVNVDNATCRDVLELVEICRKTVRERFGYELELEQCLCPFCPDHK
- a CDS encoding RrF2 family transcriptional regulator — protein: MKLSAKSRYASRILLDLALHNEGVPHRVNDISERTGITVPFIEQIIKPLKHAGMVTSKRGAAGGHQLGRSPENITLGDIVRIMEGSVELSACLSAPELCERTAVCPTRAAWQRATDAMLRELDTITLAGLAGGAPNCCQLADDYFERDSSLPV
- the argJ gene encoding bifunctional glutamate N-acetyltransferase/amino-acid acetyltransferase ArgJ: MTIPSGFQFSTAQCGFKRPGRSDLGLVVSTVPAVAAGVFTTNRFQAAPVLVARDILEKGSSGIRAIVVNSGQANACTGQEGIANCRATLELLSALGLEASAILPASTGVIGDQLKMELWEKAVPALRENLGRMGLVDMARAIMTTDTFPKLAAREVTLSSGTVRLAGFCKGAGMICPNMATMLGFILCDAGVEHEWWQQALVRCVDKSFNAITVDGDTSTNDCVLALANGTAVRALGADLDLLEEALLEICQDLAYMIVQDAEGGTKVMRINVRGAASMSDAQLAARAVGNSPLVKTALYGRDPNWGRIVAALGRSGAAFEPDDVVVRIAGMTIFRQGTPVKADWDSLLASALRRDVVDIDLELCAGEAELTLMASDFTEEYIKINAEYRT
- a CDS encoding HD domain-containing protein yields the protein MLNIEPEAKPVVEQTWKRLADFVFELGMLRKTPRTGYQFLGSGAENVAEHSFRTAMIGYMLARKSGADVARTVFLCLFHDVHEARIGDFNYVNRIYNTSNPVLAITHALEGTGLRQDALELWHELEAGVTLESRLAQDADQLDFIANLKEELDLGNPYASKWLDHAVLRLKTDPALELARAIQTTDQSDWWFVRPDESWWRKGNGKPRP
- a CDS encoding metallophosphoesterase family protein encodes the protein MIVAVMSDTHMDQPDTLLAAIFERYCRDADVLLHCGDCVSEETWSFLNSHPRFYSVQGNCDPLSLSGSLPVLRELELEGFRLGMGHGWGPRSRVGDEIASRFQGADIVCYGHTHVRDWRLSSGGVRLFNPGSLFWPRSGEGGMARLHLHRGQDPEVEWITI
- a CDS encoding peptidylprolyl isomerase; this encodes MLDILRQGAQSWGIKILFGIIIAVFVLAFGMNRVQNDQTTVVATVNDSPILFRPFQERLQRSLELARSQNPNLTAEILAQMGFKRQILEQMVIEELMMQQAAKLGLTVSKEELAKEIHLIPAFQNESNVFDPASYQNVLRANNLTPGKFESEYMRGMVMDKLRTYVGLPGRLGEDQARDFYTYGRSTATISYLMYPWENYQNQVNATDARINEYYEARKANYAVPARAKIDYLLLTPATLADPAAVSPEETEKYYAEQKEQFKIEEQVKASHLLVRVDENADEESVEKAMQTIKAAQKDLAAGKSFAEVAAQYTEDPSGTQTGGELGWFGRGRMVKPFEDAAFALEKGAVSEPVRTQFGFHLITVEDTKSAGYENYESVASDIANIIAEDRAAEILQDRLDQALEMVLVGEPLDAVVKAIGLKLEIRESDYFTKNQGPRDLPGLSPENAQVLFDLPQDITTQSPLPIADGYLLATKREQVAESVKPLEAVKAEIVAAITRDEALKVAKAAADKDLELLLKGETLTGATVKETEPFGRQGTINGLGMNQLLATKAFETKSGAWLPEAYAFPEGYVLAKAIQVTPPADEDWAAEKELWLTSLNERAEEQTMQAFVADLRAKADVRITNPALLEN